Proteins from a single region of Catenulispora acidiphila DSM 44928:
- a CDS encoding aspartate aminotransferase family protein, protein MTEISSDDLKAAGAQVFADDRAHVFHSWSAQGAITPLPIAGAEGSYFWDYEGNRYLDFSSQLVNTNIGHQHPKVVAAIQEQAGKLCTIAPSFANDVRGEAARLIAELAPGDLNYVFFTNGGAEAVENAVRMARLHTGRTKVLSTYRSYHGSTSTAISLTGDPRRWANDAVGQSTGGAVHFFGPHLYRSHFHATTEAEECERALLHLEQTIQYEGPATVAAIILETIVGTAGVLMPPAGYLAGVRALCDKYGIVYIADEVMAGFARSGAWFAVDHWGVTPDLITFAKGSNSGYVPVGGVIISEKIRETFKDRVYPGGLTYSGHPLACASIVATINAMKEEGVIENAARLGEEVFGPALREIAAKHASVGEVRGVGAFWALDLVRSKETREMLVPYNASGADAAPMNELAAAMKARGVWPFVNFNRLHVVPPCTISEADARKGLAALDEALDVVDVYAN, encoded by the coding sequence ATGACTGAGATCTCCTCCGACGACCTGAAGGCAGCTGGCGCGCAGGTCTTCGCCGACGACCGCGCCCATGTGTTCCACTCCTGGTCGGCGCAGGGGGCGATCACTCCGCTCCCGATCGCCGGCGCGGAGGGCTCCTACTTCTGGGACTACGAAGGCAACCGCTACCTGGACTTCTCGTCCCAGTTGGTGAACACCAACATCGGCCACCAGCACCCCAAGGTGGTCGCGGCGATCCAGGAGCAGGCCGGCAAGCTGTGCACGATCGCGCCGTCGTTCGCCAACGACGTCCGCGGCGAGGCCGCGCGGCTGATCGCCGAGCTGGCGCCGGGCGACCTGAACTACGTGTTCTTCACCAACGGCGGCGCCGAGGCCGTCGAGAACGCGGTCCGCATGGCGCGGCTGCACACCGGCCGCACCAAGGTGCTGTCCACCTACCGCAGCTACCACGGCTCCACCTCGACGGCCATCTCCCTCACCGGCGACCCGCGCCGCTGGGCCAACGACGCCGTCGGCCAGTCCACCGGCGGCGCCGTGCACTTCTTCGGCCCGCACCTGTACCGCTCGCACTTCCACGCCACGACCGAGGCCGAGGAGTGCGAGCGCGCGCTGCTGCACCTGGAGCAGACCATCCAGTACGAGGGCCCGGCGACGGTCGCGGCGATCATCCTGGAGACCATCGTGGGCACGGCCGGCGTGCTGATGCCGCCGGCGGGTTACCTCGCGGGCGTGCGCGCGCTGTGCGACAAGTACGGGATCGTCTACATCGCCGACGAGGTGATGGCCGGCTTCGCGCGCTCCGGCGCCTGGTTCGCGGTCGACCACTGGGGCGTCACCCCGGACCTGATCACCTTCGCCAAGGGCTCCAACTCCGGCTACGTCCCGGTCGGCGGTGTGATCATCTCCGAGAAGATCCGCGAGACCTTCAAGGACCGCGTGTACCCCGGCGGCCTGACCTACTCCGGGCACCCGCTGGCGTGCGCGTCCATCGTCGCGACGATCAACGCGATGAAGGAGGAGGGCGTCATCGAGAACGCGGCACGGCTCGGCGAGGAGGTCTTCGGTCCGGCGCTGCGCGAGATCGCCGCGAAGCACGCGAGCGTCGGCGAGGTGCGCGGCGTCGGCGCGTTCTGGGCGCTGGACCTGGTCCGCTCCAAGGAGACGCGCGAGATGCTCGTGCCCTACAACGCCTCCGGCGCGGACGCGGCGCCGATGAACGAGCTCGCGGCGGCGATGAAGGCGCGCGGCGTGTGGCCGTTCGTCAACTTCAACCGGTTGCACGTGGTGCCGCCGTGCACCATCTCGGAAGCGGACGCGCGCAAGGGTCTGGCGGCATTGGACGAAGCGCTGGACGTCGTGGACGTGTACGCGAACTGA
- a CDS encoding SigE family RNA polymerase sigma factor, with protein MRGEKRDRDRDRDRDGNDRRGIEEAEFREYMVSRWGGLVRFAYGLTGDRGHAEDLAQTALAKAYASWSRVRRADDPDAYVRRILINANHRRFRKRRVDEHAGPGAAAREPVVTDGTAAFDQREALVAALMELPPKQRAVVVLRYWDGLTETQAATVLGCSVGTVKSQASRALAKLRTSTQLQDGKVIS; from the coding sequence ATGCGGGGTGAGAAGCGTGACCGGGACCGTGACAGAGACCGTGATGGGAACGACAGACGCGGAATCGAGGAAGCCGAGTTCCGCGAGTACATGGTCAGCCGGTGGGGTGGTCTGGTCCGGTTCGCCTACGGTCTGACCGGCGACCGCGGCCACGCCGAGGACCTGGCACAGACCGCGCTGGCGAAGGCGTACGCGTCCTGGTCCAGAGTGCGGCGTGCGGACGACCCGGACGCCTACGTCCGCAGGATCCTGATCAACGCCAACCACCGCCGCTTCCGCAAACGCCGGGTCGACGAGCACGCCGGTCCCGGCGCCGCGGCGCGCGAGCCTGTCGTCACCGACGGCACCGCCGCGTTCGACCAGCGCGAGGCACTGGTCGCCGCGCTCATGGAGCTGCCGCCGAAACAGCGCGCGGTGGTCGTGCTCCGCTACTGGGACGGCCTGACGGAGACCCAGGCCGCCACGGTGCTCGGCTGCTCGGTCGGCACCGTGAAGAGCCAGGCCTCGCGCGCCCTGGCCAAGCTCCGCACCAGCACACAGCTTCAGGACGGGAAGGTGATCTCGTGA
- a CDS encoding adenylosuccinate synthase codes for MPALVLVGAQWGDEGKGKATDLLGGSVDYVVRYQGGNNAGHTVVIGDQKYALHLLPSGILSPGCVPVIGNGVVIDPAVLFAELDGLDQRGVDTSRLLISANAHLITPYHRTMDKVSERFLGKNKIGTTGRGIGPTYADKINRIGVRVQDLFDPSILLQKVEGALRDRNQMLVKVYNRRALSAEAVVEEYLGYAERLRPMVADTSLVVNKALDEGKVVLLEGGQGTLLDVDHGTYPFVTSSNPTTGGACTGAGIGPTRVTRSIGILKAYATRVGAGPFPTELFDENGEALRRIGHEYGVTTGRDRRCGWFDAPVARYASRVNGLTDFFLTKLDVLTGFERIPVCVAYDVDGVRHDEIPMTQTDFHHATPIYEEFPGWTEDISGCKSFEDLPENAQSYVKALEKMSGAPISAIGVGPERNATIQLRSFL; via the coding sequence ATGCCCGCTCTCGTGCTCGTCGGCGCCCAGTGGGGCGACGAAGGCAAGGGTAAGGCCACGGACCTGCTCGGCGGCTCGGTCGACTACGTCGTCCGCTATCAGGGCGGCAACAACGCCGGCCACACGGTCGTCATCGGCGACCAGAAGTACGCCCTTCACCTGCTGCCCTCCGGCATCCTCTCGCCGGGCTGCGTGCCGGTGATCGGCAACGGCGTGGTCATCGACCCGGCCGTGCTGTTCGCCGAGCTCGACGGGCTCGACCAGCGCGGGGTGGACACCTCGCGGCTGCTGATCTCGGCCAACGCGCACCTGATCACGCCCTACCACCGGACCATGGACAAGGTCAGCGAGCGGTTCCTGGGCAAGAACAAGATCGGGACCACCGGCCGGGGCATCGGCCCGACCTACGCGGACAAGATCAACCGGATCGGGGTCCGGGTCCAGGACCTGTTCGACCCCTCGATCCTGCTGCAGAAGGTCGAGGGCGCGCTGCGCGACCGCAACCAGATGCTGGTCAAGGTGTACAACCGGCGCGCGCTGAGCGCCGAGGCGGTGGTCGAGGAGTACCTGGGCTACGCCGAGCGGCTGCGCCCGATGGTCGCCGACACCTCCCTGGTGGTGAACAAGGCGCTGGACGAGGGCAAGGTCGTGCTGCTGGAGGGCGGCCAGGGCACGCTGCTGGACGTGGACCACGGGACCTATCCCTTCGTCACCTCCTCGAACCCGACCACCGGGGGGGCGTGCACCGGCGCCGGCATCGGCCCGACACGCGTCACCCGGAGCATCGGCATCCTGAAGGCGTACGCGACCCGCGTCGGCGCCGGCCCGTTCCCGACCGAGCTGTTCGACGAGAACGGCGAGGCGCTGCGCCGCATCGGCCACGAGTACGGCGTCACCACCGGCCGGGACCGGCGCTGCGGCTGGTTCGACGCGCCGGTCGCGCGTTACGCCTCCCGGGTGAACGGCCTGACCGACTTCTTCCTCACCAAGCTCGACGTGCTGACCGGCTTCGAGCGGATCCCGGTCTGCGTGGCCTACGACGTGGACGGCGTCCGGCACGACGAGATCCCGATGACCCAGACCGACTTCCACCACGCGACGCCGATCTACGAGGAGTTCCCGGGCTGGACCGAGGACATCTCGGGCTGCAAGTCCTTCGAGGACCTGCCGGAGAACGCGCAGTCCTATGTGAAGGCGCTGGAGAAGATGTCGGGCGCGCCGATCTCGGCGATCGGCGTCGGCCCGGAGCGCAACGCCACGATCCAGCTGCGCTCGTTCCTGTAG